The proteins below are encoded in one region of Aeromonas veronii:
- a CDS encoding DUF2835 family protein translates to MRHYTFHLALSRDEIMLMYQGHANRLVVRTEQGLTLELGLEKIRPFVATNGVHGRFRLSTEDDHRFVRLERVN, encoded by the coding sequence ATGCGGCACTATACCTTTCACCTCGCCCTCAGCCGGGATGAGATCATGCTGATGTACCAGGGACATGCCAATAGGCTGGTAGTGCGTACCGAGCAGGGGCTGACCCTGGAGCTGGGACTTGAGAAGATCCGGCCCTTCGTCGCCACCAACGGGGTTCACGGTCGTTTTCGACTCTCCACCGAGGATGATCACCGCTTCGTGCGGCTAGAGAGAGTCAACTGA